The genome window tgtcatgtgatctacctctggtctagtcatgtgatctacctctggtctagtcatgtgatctacctctggtattggtgtcatgtgatctacctctggtccaggtgtcatgtgatctacctctggtcttgtcatgtgatctacctctgttctaggtgtcatgtgatctacctctggtctaggtgtcatgtgatctacatctgatctaggtgtcatgtgatctacctctggtctaggtgtcatgtgatctacctctggtctaggtgtcatgtgatctacctgtggtctaggtgtcatgtgatctacctctggtctaggtgtcatgtgatctacctctggtctaggtgtcatgtgatctacctctggtattggtgtcatgtgatctacctctggtcttgtCATGTGATCTAAATCTGGTCTTGttatgtgatctacctctggtcttggtgtcatgtgatctacctctggtcttgttatgtgatctacctctggtcttgttgtcatgtgatctacctctggtcttggtgtcatgtgatctacatctggtctaggtgtcatgtgatctacctcgtgtctaggtgtcatgtgatctacctcttgtctaggtgtcatgtgatctacctcttgTCTAGGTGTCAtctgatctacctctggtctaggtgtcatgtgatctacctctcgtcttggtgtcatgtgatctacctctcgtcttggtgtcatgtgatctacctcttgtctaggtgtcatgtgatctacctctggtctaggtgtcatgtgatctacctctggtctaggtgtcatgtgatctacctgtggtctaggtgtcatgtgatctacctgtGGTCTAGGTGTTATGTGTTCTACCTCTGGTCTTGTCATGTGATCGACCTCTGGtcttggtgtcatgtgatctacctctggtcttgtcatgtgatctacctctggtctagtcatgtgatctacctctggtctagtcatgtgatctacctctggtcttgtcatgtgatctacctctggtcttggtgtcatgtgatctacctctggtcttggtgtcatgtgatctacctctggtcttggtgtcatgtgatctaccgcCAGtcttgtcatgtgatctacctctggtctagtcatgtgatctacctctggtcttgtcatgcgatctacctctggtctagtcatgtgatctacctctggtctagtcatgtgatctacctctggtattggtgtcatgtgatctacctctggtccaggtgtcatgtgatctacctctggtcttgtcatgtgatctacctctgttctaggtgtcatgtgatctacctctggtctaggtgtcatgtgatctacatctgatctaggtgtcatgtgatctacctctggtctaggtgtcatgtgatctacctctggtctaggtgtcatgtgatctacctgtggtctaggtgtcatgtgatctacctctggtctaggtgtcatgtgatctacctctggtctaggtgtcatgtgatctacctctggtattggtgtcatgtgatctaacTCTGGtcttgtcatgtgatctacctctggtctagtcATGTGATCTAACTCTGGTattggtgtcatgtgatctacctctggtccaggtgtcatgtgatctacctctggtcttgtcatgtgatctacctctgttctaggtgtcatgtgatctacctctggtctaggtgtcatgtgatctacatctgatctaggtgtcatgtgatctacctctggtctaggtgtcatgtgatctacctctggtctaggtgtcatgtgatctacctgtggtctaggtgtcatgtgatctacctctggtctaggtgtcatgtgatctacctctggtctaggtgtcatgtgatctacctctggtattggtgtcatgtgatctacctctggtcttgtcatgtgatctacctctggtcttgttatgtgatctacctctggtcttggtgtcatgtgatctacctctggtcttgttatgtgatctacctctggtcttgttgtcatgtgatctacctctggtcttggtgtcatgtgatctacatctggtctaggtgtcatgtgatctacctcgtgtctaggtgtcatgtgatctacctcttgtctaggtgtcatgtgatctacctctggtctaggtgtcatgtgatctacctctcgtcttggtgtcatgtgatctacctctcgtcttggtgtcatgtgatctacctcttgtctaggtgtcatgtgatctacctctggtctaggtgtcatgtgatctacctctggtctaggtgtcatgtgatctacctgtggtctaggtgtcatgtgatctacctgtggtctaggtgtcatgtgatctacctctggtctaggtgtcatgtgatctacctctggtctaggtgtcatgtgatctacctctggtattggtgtcatgtgatctacctctggtcttgtcatgtgatctacctctggtcttgttatgtgatctacctctggtcttggtgtcatgtgatctacctctggtcttgttatgtgatctacctctggtcttgttgtcatgtgatctacctctggtcttggtgtcatgtgatctacatctggtctaggtgtcatgtgatctacctcgtgtcttggtgtcatgtgatctacctcttgtctaggtgtcatgtgatctacctctggtctaggtgtcatgtgatctacctctcgtcttggtgtcatgtgatctacctctggtcttggtgtcatgtgatctacctcttgtctaggtgtcatgtgatctacctctggtctaggtgtcatgtgatctacctctggtcttggtgtcatgtgatctacctctggtctaggtgtcatgtgatctacctctggtctaggtgtcatgtgatctacctctggtctaggtgtcatgtgatctacctctggtctaggtgtcatgtgatctacctctggtctaggtgtcatgtgatctacctctggtctagttgtcatgtgatctacctctggtctaggtgtcatgtgatctacctctggtctaggtgtcatgtgatctacctctggtctagttgtcatgtgatctacctctggtctaggtgtcatgtgatctacctctggtctaggtgtcatgtgatctacctctggtctaggtgtcatgtgatctacctctggtctagttgtcatgtgatctacctgtggtctaggtgtcatgtgatctacctgtGGTCTAGGTGTTATGTGTTCTACCTCTGGTCTTGTCATGTGATCGACCTCTGGtcttggtgtcatgtgatctacctctggtcttgtcatgtgatctacctctggtctagtcatgtgatctacctctggtctagtcatgtgatctacctctggtcttgtcatgtgatctacctctggtcttggtgtcatgtgatctacctctggtcttggtgtcatgtgatctacctctggtcttggtgtcatgtgatctaccgcCAGtcttgtcatgtgatctacctctggtctagtcatgtgatctacctctggtcttgtcatgcgatctacctctggtctagtcatgtgatctacctctggtctagtcatgtgatctacctctggtattggtgtcatgtgatctacctctggtccaggtgtcatgtgatctacctctggtcttgtcatgtgatctacctctgttctaggtgtcatgtgatctacctctggtctaggtgtcatgtgatctacatctgatctaggtgtcatgtgatctacctctggtctaggtgtcatgtgatctacctctggtctaggtgtcatgtgatctacctgtggtctaggtgtcatgtgatctacctctggtctaggtgtcatgtgatctacctctggtctaggtgtcatgtgatctacctctggtattggtgtcatgtgatctaacTCTGGtcttgtcatgtgatctacctctggtctagtcATGTGATCTAACTCTGGTattggtgtcatgtgatctacctctggtccaggtgtcatgtgatctacctctggtcttgtcatgtgatctacctctgttctaggtgtcatgtgatctacctctggtctaggtgtcatgtgatctacatctgatctaggtgtcatgtgatctacctctggtctaggtgtcatgtgatctacctctggtctaggtgtcatgtgatctacctgtggtctaggtgtcatgtgatctacctctggtctaggtgtcatgtgatctacctctggtctaggtgtcatgtgatctacctctggtattggtgtcatgtgatctacctctggtcttgtcatgtgatctacctctggtcttgttatgtgatctacctctggtcttggtgtcatgtgatctacctctggtcttgttatgtgatctacctctggtcttgttgtcatgtgatctacctctggtcttggtgtcatgtgatctacatctggtctaggtgtcatgtgatctacctcgtgtctaggtgtcatgtgatctacctcttgtctaggtgtcatgtgatctacctctggtctaggtgtcatgtgatctacctctcgtcttggtgtcatgtgatctacctctcgtcttggtgtcatgtgatctacctcttgtctaggtgtcatgtgatctacctctggtctaggtgtcatgtgatctacctctggtctaggtgtcatgtgatctacctgtggtctaggtgtcatgtgatctacctgtggtctaggtgtcatgtgatctacctctggtctaggtgtcatgtgatctacctctggtctaggtgtcatgtgatctacctctggtattggtgtcatgtgatctacctctggtcttgtcatgtgatctacctctggtcttgttatgtgatctacctctggtcttggtgtcatgtgatctacctctggtcttgttatgtgatctacctctggtcttgttgtcatgtgatctacctctggtcttggtgtcatgtgatctacatctggtctaggtgtcatgtgatctacctcgtgtcttggtgtcatgtgatctacctcttgtctaggtgtcatgtgatctacctctggtctaggtgtcatgtgatctacctctcgtcttggtgtcatgtgatctacctctggtcttggtgtcatgtgatctacctcttgtctaggtgtcatgtgatctacctctggtctaggtgtcatgtgatctacctctggtcttggtgtcatgtgatctacctctggtctaggtgtcatgtgatctacctctggtctaggtgtcatgtgatctacctctggtctaggtgtcatgtgatctacctctggtctaggtgtcatgtgatctacctctggtctaggtgtcatgtgatctacctctggtctagttgtcatgtgatctacctctggtctaggtgtcatgtgatctacctctggtctaggtgtcatgtgatctacctctggtctagttgtcatgtgatctacctctggtctaggtgtcatgtgatctacctctggtctaggtgtcatgtgatctacctctggtctaggtgtcatgtgatctacctctggtctagttgtcatgtgatctacctctggtctaggtgtcatgtgatctacctctggtctaggtgtcatgtgatctacctctggtctaggtgTTATATGTAAtattctctatttctctcacacacacacatactcacaacaGACAGACGTTATGTTTTTCTATCCTTCTGGGGACCCTAAAAgctatttccattcaaaatcctattttccctaacctataaccctaaacctaatccttaaaataacccttaccctaacctgtAACCCTGAACCTATCATCTAACCCtttaccctaaacctaacccgtaaccctaaacctaacccttaaaataacccttatcctaacctgtAACCCTGAACCTAACCACTAAACCCTTTACCCTTTACCCAAAACCTTATCCTAACCTGTAACCCTGAACCTAACCACTAaccctttaccctttaccctttaccctaAACCTTATCCTAACCTGTAACCCTGAACCTACCTGCTAACCCTTTACCCCAAACCTTATCCTAACCTGTAACCCCGAACCTAAccactaaaccctaaccctaattctagccctaaccgtaaccctaaccctaatccaaacccctaagcttaaaatagccgTTGTCCTCATGGGGACGTATGAAATGGCCCCAGCAGAGAGcatattttccttgttttaccgTACATGTGGGGACATTCTGAGGATTttatgtccccacaaggataggaGAACCAAGCTGCCCACCTTACTGTGGTGTCAACAGGGAGTTCCTGTTTGTTGTTGTCACTAGTACCAACAGAGGTGTGGTCATTCCCTGTATGTTATGAGGGGTACTGACCGATAACATTAAAAAGAAACTTAAAGTCATTATATATAAAACCAGCTATTACATTCCAGTCAATCTACTATAGTTACACCACTACACAAGTTCAACTAATCTTTTTTCCCTGCGTGATAAAAAGGTTTCTTGATAACCAAAAAATGTAAATGACCTCAAACGTCATCGCTGATTGGTTGATCAGGGTTTGGGTTGGCGTCGACTGAAACACACAACTGACCTGTCTAACCACTCTTGGTTGTCTGTAAACTCTGAGGGCAAGCGGAGTACAGGTCACGCCTGTTAAACGTTGATCTCTACGGTGTTCCACTCTGGTGGGTCCACAACGGTTTTGTTTGGGGGATTCATAtggtgagacagagagatattaGAAGAACATACCATCGTCAGAACTGTCATCTCCAAGAGCAGCTTCACCTTTTTTTTGGGAGGGGGGGTTGATTTGGGACTGTGTTTGAGTGGATTACTTTCCCTTGAAAAGTGGAAACTGTGGAGAGTAAAGAAGACAAGCTGTTACAGAAGAGGGAGAGGTAAAGAGGTGTGAGATAATGGCATCCGGATCTTCTCTACCAGAAGACAGATTCTCCTGTCCTATCTGCTGTGACATCTTCAAGGATCCTGTCATCCTGGCATGTGGCCACAGTTTCTGTAAAGTCTGTCAGCAGGAATACTGGGCAGATAAGAAACCTTGGAAATGTCCAGTTTGTAGGAGAAGATTTCCCATAGCTATGACTCTACCTCCTCGTAACCTGGCGTTAAATGACGCATGTGAGGCCTTCTTACAGGAGAGAAGCCGGAGAGCTTCATCtgggtctgagatacaggaggggagtcagagagcttccgctgggtctgagatacaggaggggagtcagagagcttccgctgggtctgagatacaggaggGGAGTCAGAAAGCTTCCGCtgggtctgagatacaggaggggagtcagagagcttcatcagggtctgagatacaggaggGGAGTCAGAAAGCTTCCGCtgggtctgagatacaggaggGGAGTCAGAAAGCTTCCGCtgggtctgagatacaggaggGGAGTCAGAAAGCTTCCGCtgggtctgagatacaggaggggagtcagagagcttccgctgggtctgagatacaggaggGGAGTCAGAGAACTTCATCTGGCTCTGAGGTGCTCTGCAGTCTGCACAGTGAGAAATTCAAACTCTTCTGTCTGAAGGATAAACAGCCTATCTGCTTGGTGTGTCGAGATTCAAAGGTACATCAATCTcatgactgtgtccctgtagatGAGGTTGTCCAGGATCTTAAGGAGGAACTCCACACTGCCCTGAAGCCTTTACAGAAGAACCTACAGGTCTTTAACGACGTTAAACTAACCTGTGATAAAACAGCAGAACACATTAAGAGACAGGTTcagcacacagagaaacagattAACAAGGAGTTTGACAAGCTTCACCAGTTTCTACGAGATGAAGAGGCAGCCAGGATAGCAGcactgagggaggaagaggagcagaagAATCAGATGATGAAGAAGAAGATTGACGAGGTGAGCAGAAAGATATCATCACTTTCAGACGCAATCAGAACCATAGAGGAGGAACTGAAAGCTGAAGACATCTCGTTCCTGCAGAACTTCAAGACCACAAAGGAAAGATCCCAGTACTTACTACTGGATCCACAGCTGGTCTCAGGAGCTCTGATAGACAAGGCCAAACACCTGGGCAACCTGCAGTTCAGAGTCTGGGAGAAGATGCAGGGGATCCTCAAATACACTCCTGTGATTCTGGACCCCAACACTGCACATCCCAGTCTCTGTCTGACTGATGATCTGACCAGTGTGAGAAGACCAGGCACATCCCAGCAGTTCGTTAACAACCCAGAGCGATTTATGAGGTACACAAATGTTCTTGGCTCTGAGGGTTTCAGCTCAGGAATACACAGCTGGGAGCTGGAGGTGGGGGACCATCCCGACTGGGTTTTGGGCGTGGCTAAAGAGTCCATCGACAGGAAGCGGGAGCGTGATGCGACACCGAAGAATGGAATGTGGTGTATATCCCAGCACAGTGGGAAGTACATAGGAGGAGGAGGTGACATCATCGCTCTGAAGAGGAGACCCCAGAGGATCAGAGTGCAGCTGGACAACAATAGAGGGGAGGTGTCCTTCTACGACCCCAAATACATCACACCTATCTACACTCTTAAAGTCAGATTTACTGAGAGACTGTTCCCGTACTTTAATATTGGAAATGTGGCTAATGGCAACAACCCTGGGATTCAGATCTGCCAATCAAAAGTGTCTCTGAAAGTGAAGTAATCCCTgtgcgtgtgagcgtgtgtgtgtgtgtgtgtgtgtgtgtgtgtgtgtgcacgtgtgagtTAAACGTGTCAGTTCAGTGGACATTATCAGGAGGTCATTTTGGGGGTTAAGATAATATACACAGAATTTCTAGAAACTTCACGACTGAAATATGCCTACGGTATGATCTTCCCTTTAAAGAATCAATTAAGAATACATTGTTTAAGAATCAATAAAAAAGaaattctttaagaatcaattaagaatacattctttaagaatcaattaagaatacattctttaagaatcaattaAGAAAATATTCCTTAATAATCAATAAAAAATACATTCTTTGAGAATCAATTAAGAATACATTGTTTAAGAATCAATTAAGAATAGATTGTTTAAGAATCAATTAAGAACAGATTGTTTAAGAATCAATTAAGAATCAATTAAGAATACATTGTTTAAGAATCAATTAAGAatatattctttaagaatcaattaAGAATCAATTAAGAatatattctttaagaatcaattaAGAATCAATTAAGAatatattctttaagaatcaattaaaaatacattatttaggAATCAATTAAGAATACATTGTTTAAGAATAgattctttaagaatcaattaAGAATCAATTAAGAATAgattctttaagaatcaattaAAAATACTTTATTTAAGAATCAATTAAGAATACATTGTTTAAGAATCAATTAAGAATACATTGTTTAAGAATCAATTAAGAATACATTCTTTAAGAAGCAATTAAGAATACATTGTTTAAGAATCAATTAAGAATACATTGTTTAAGAATCAATTAAGAATACATTGTTTAAGAATCAATTAAGAATACATTCTTTAAGAAGCAATTTAGAATACATTGTTTAAGAATCAATTAAGAATACATTGTTTAAGAATCAATTAAGAATACATTCTTTAAGAAGCAATTTAGAATACATTGTTTAAGAATCAATTAAGAATACATTATTTAAGAATCAATTAAGAATACATTGTTTAAGAATCAATTAAGAATACATTGTTTAAGAAACAATTAAGAATACATTGTTTAAGAATCAATTAAGAATACATTGTTTAAGAATCAATTAAGAATTCATTGTTTAAGAATCAATTAAGAATACATTGTTTAAGAATCAATTAAGAATacattctttaagaatcaattaagaatacattctttaagaatacattctttaagaatcaattaagaatacattctttaagaatcaattaTCCAGGGTGAATCATGGTTGTTATTCTTACAAGAGGAATGTGCTGTATTGGAAAATCTCACCATAAGAAAAGTTATTTGTTTCGAATGCAATACATTTATGTGAAaaactgtatatttttttctgaTAAAAATAAACTTACTGTAAAACGATCTAATCTAATGCGGTGACTACTTTGTGATCTGAATAAGAGTTCTGTCAGATCACGCTGTGTGGTGGACAGACGATTTGTTAACTTCTGTGTAGACTGACCTTAGatagacctgtcagtagtgttagacctGTCAGTGGTGTTAGAactgtcagtagtgttagacctgtcagtagtgatagacctgtcagtagtgttagacctgtcagtagtgttagacctGCCAGTAGTGTTAGAactgtcagtagtgttagacctgtcagtagtgttagacctgtcagtggtgttagacctgtcagtagtgttGACCTGTCAGTGGTGatagacctgtcagtagtgttagacctgtcagtagtgttagacctgtcagtagtgttagacctgtcagtagtgATAGACCTGTCATTAGTGATAGACCTGTCAGTGGTATtgacctgtcagtagtgttagacctgtcagtagtgttagacctgtcagtagtgttgacctgtcagtagtgttagacctgtcagtagtgttgacctgtcagtagtgttagacctgtcagtagtgttagacctgtcagtagtgatagacctgtcagtggtgttagacctgtcagtagtgATAGACCTGTCAGTACtgttagacctgtcagtagtgatagacctgtcagtagtgttagacctgtcagtagtgttagacctGTCAGTGGTGTTAGACCTGTCAGTGGTGTTAGACCTGTCAGTGGTGTTAGACCTGTCAGTGGTGTTAGAACAGTCAGTAGTGATAGACCTGTCAGTAGTGATAGACCTGTCAGTAGTGatagacctgtcagtagtgttagacctgtcagtagtgATAGACCTGTCAGTAGTGATAGACCTGTCAGTACTGTTAGACCTGTCAGTGGTGTTAGACCTGTCAGTGgtgttagacctgtcagtagtgttGACCTGTCAGTGGTGatagacctgtcagtagtgttagacctgtcagtagtgttagacctgtcagtagtgttagacctgtcagtagtgATAGACCTGTCAGTAGTGATAGACCTGTCAGTGGTATtgacctgtcagtagtgttagacctgtcagtagtgttagacctgtcagtagtgttgacctgtcagtagtgttagacctgtcagtagtgttgacctgtcagtagtgttagacctgtcagtagtgttagacctgtcagtagtgatagacctgccagtagtgttagacctgtcagtagtgATAGACCTGTCAGTACtgttagacctgtcagtagtgatagacctgtcagtagtgttagacctgtcagtagtgttagacctgtcagtggtgttagacctgtcagtggtgttagacctgtcagtggtgttagacctgtcagtagtgatagacctgtcagtagtgatagacctgtcagtagtgatagacctgtcagtagtgttagacctgtcagtagtgatagacctgtcagtagtgatagacctgtcagtagtgttagacctgtcagtggtgttagacctgtcagtggtgttagacctgtcagtagtgatagacctgtcagtagtgatagacctgtcagtagtgatagacctgtcagtagtgttagacctgtcagtagtgatagacctgtcagtagtgttagacctgtcagtagtgttagacctgtcagtagtgatagacctgtcagtagtgatagacctgtcagtagtgttagacctgtcagtggtgttagacctgtcagtggtgttagacctgtcagtagtgttagacctgtcagtagtgatagacctgtcagtagtgatagacctgtcagtagtgttagacctgtcagtagtgttagacctgtcagtagtgttagacctgtcagtagtgttagacctgtcagtactgttagacctgtcagtggtgttagacctgtcagtactggtagacctgtcagtagtgatagacctgtcagtggtgttagacctgtcagtagtgttGACCTGTCAGTGGTGTTAGAactgtcagtagtgttagacctgtcagtagtgttagacctgtcagtagtgatagacctgtcagtagtgttGACCTGTCAGTGGTGTTAGAactgtcagtagtgttagacctgtcagtggtgttagacctgtcagtggtgttagacctgtcagtagtgttGACCTGTCAGTGgtgttagacctgtcagtagtgttagacct of Salvelinus alpinus chromosome 4, SLU_Salpinus.1, whole genome shotgun sequence contains these proteins:
- the LOC139572859 gene encoding E3 ubiquitin-protein ligase TRIM39-like, with translation MASGSSLPEDRFSCPICCDIFKDPVILACGHSFCKVCQQEYWADKKPWKCPVCRRRFPIAMTLPPRNLALNDACEAFLQERSRRASSGSEIQEGSQRASAGSEIQEGSQRASAGSEIQEGSQKASAGSEIQEGSQRASSGSEIQEGSQKASAGSEIQEGSQKASAGSEIQEGSQKASAGSEIQEGSQRASAGSEIQEGSQRTSSGSEVLCSLHSEKFKLFCLKDKQPICLVCRDSKVHQSHDCVPVDEVVQDLKEELHTALKPLQKNLQVFNDVKLTCDKTAEHIKRQVQHTEKQINKEFDKLHQFLRDEEAARIAALREEEEQKNQMMKKKIDEVSRKISSLSDAIRTIEEELKAEDISFLQNFKTTKERSQYLLLDPQLVSGALIDKAKHLGNLQFRVWEKMQGILKYTPVILDPNTAHPSLCLTDDLTSVRRPGTSQQFVNNPERFMRYTNVLGSEGFSSGIHSWELEVGDHPDWVLGVAKESIDRKRERDATPKNGMWCISQHSGKYIGGGGDIIALKRRPQRIRVQLDNNRGEVSFYDPKYITPIYTLKVRFTERLFPYFNIGNVANGNNPGIQICQSKVSLKVK